Within the Gordonia westfalica genome, the region GATGAAGGCCTGGATGCCGTCGGCCGGCGAGTCGATCTTGCTGCGATGGCCCAGCGTCACCGCGGCCGTGTCGGCACCCATAGGACCCTTCACGTCGACGAGCCGGCGACCGGCGACGTTCCGCTTGAACGACCGGGTCGCCTCCTCCTCGATCTCCGCCCACGCGGCCTCGGAGATGGGAGCGAGCTCGCGGTGCAGGTTGTTCATGGTGGCCTCCTGGTGCGGTGGTGACGGGCGGTGGGTCTGTCGGCGTGGGTCGGTGTCGGGCTGGGACTAGTGCAGGGAACCGATTCCCAGGGAACCGTCGGCGCGGCCGGACGGGACCTGGGTGGTGGGTTCGGATGTCTGGGGTGCGGGCGGCAGATCCTCGAGGAAGTCGAGGGTCGGGGTGAAGAACTGCGCACCGGTGACGGCGGTGGTGAAGTCGAGGAGGCGGTCGTAGGTCCCCGGCGGATCGCCGATGAACATCTTGCGCAGCATCTCCTCGGTGACGTCGGGTCCGGCGGAGTAGGCGATGTAGAAAGTGCCGTTCTCGCCGGCCCCGGAGACGTCTCCGTAGGGCATGTTGTCGCGGACGACGTCGATCTCCTCGCCGTTCTCGTCCTCGACCTTGTTGAGCGCGATGTGCGAGTTGACGGGCTTCACGTCGTCGGACATCTCGACGTTGTCGAGCTTGGTCCGCCCGATCGCGGCTTCCTGGTCGCTCGTGCTCAGGTCGTTCCACGATGACAGGTCGTGGACGTAGCGCTGGATCGCGACGTAGCTGCCGCCGGCGAAGTCGGGGTCCTCGTCGCCGACGGTGATCGCGTCGACCGCGGCCTGTCCGATCGGGTTCTCGGTGCCGTCGACGAAGCCGATGAGATCGCGCAGGTCGAAGTAGCGGAAGCCGTGCACCTCGTCGACGACGGTCACCGCCTCGCCGAGGGCGTCGGTGATCAGACGGCCGAGCTCGAAGCACAGGTCCATCTGGTCGGACTTGATGTGCACCAGCAGATCGGCCGGGGTGGCCGGCGCGGTGTGGACCTCGCCCTCATACGGGACGAACGGGCGCAGCGACAGTGGGCGGGGCCCGTCGAAGAGTCGGTCCCAGGCATCCGAACCGATCGAGACGATGCCCGCCAGCGCGGCCTCGGGGGCACGCGAGGACACCGCGTTGTTGAGGCCCGGGATCTCCTCCAGCACATCACGAACCGTGTCCTCGCCACCGTCGCTGATGGTGAGGACGAGAAAGATCGCCGACTTGGTCTTTCGGGTCAGGATCGTCTGCGGGACCGGCACGCCCAATACCCTAGCCGACGCATGTCCGAAATTCGATCACCGACGGGGATGCGAAAATGTAGGGCAGGCAACCCTTTTCGGAACCGGGTTCGGACACCGCGCCGGAGTGTGGGATCAGCCGCGCGCGACGGCCCTACCGGCCGCGCGACCGGAGAAGATGCACCCGCCCAGGAAGGTGCCCTCGAGGGCGTTGTAGCCGTGTACCCCGCCGCCGCCGAAGCCCGCGACCTCGCCGGCCGCGAACAGGCCGTCGAACGCGCTGCCGTCGGGTCGCAGCACCTGCGAGTCGAGGTTGGTCTCGAGGCCGCCGAGGGTCTTGCGCGTGAGGACGTTGAGCCGCACCGCGATCAGGGGTCCGTGAGCGGGGTCGAGGATGCGATGCGGCTTGGCCACGCGAACGATCTTGTCGCCGATGAACTGTCGGGCGTTGTTGATCGCCATCAGCTGGGCGTCCTTGGAGAACTTGTTCTCCACCTCGGCGTCGCGGGCGGAGATGACGCGCTCGATGTGCGCGAGGTCGAGCTCGGGGCCGCGCGCGATCGCGTTCATCCCGCTGACGAGTTCGGGCAGGTTGTCGGCGACCACGAAGTCGATGCCGTTGCGTACGAACGCATCCACCGGAGCGGCCGCGCCCTTGGCGAGGCGGCTCTTTGCGGCCAGCTTGAGATCCTTGGAGGTGATGTCGGGGTTCTGCTCGGAGCCCGACAGCATGAACTCCTTCTCGACGATGGATTGGGTGAGGATGAACCACGAATAGTCGTGACCGGCGGCGAGGATCGCTTTCATCGTCGAGTTCGTGTCGAAGCCCGGGAAGTTCGGCGGCGCGAGCCGATTGCCGTTGGCGTCGAGCCACAACGACGACGGGCCGGGGATGATCCGGATGGCGTGGTCGGGCCAGATCGGGTCCCAGTTGTGGATGCCCTCGGTGTAGTGCCACATGCGGTCACGGTTCACGATGCTCGCGCCCGCGTCCTCGCTGATCCCCAGCATGCGTCCGTCGACATGTGCCGGAACCCCGGAGATCATCGTCTTCGGTGCCGGTCCCAGACGATCGACCGGCCAGTTCTTGCGGATCAGATCGTGGTTGTGGCCGATGCCGCCGGAGGTCACGATGACCGCTCCCGCACGAATCTCGAACTCGCCCACCACATCGCGGTCCGACGCCTTGCCGCGTTCGAGGTCGGTCGGCGCGAGGGTGGCTCCCCGCACGCCGACTGCGACACCGTCGTCGACGACGAGTTCGTCGACGCGATGGCGGAACCGGAACTCGACCAGTCCGCGTTTCTCGGCTTCGAGGACGGGTTCGGCGAAGATCCGCACCACCTCGGGCCCGGTGCCCCAGGTGAGATGGAAGCGGGGTACGGAATTGCCGTGACCGTCGGCGAAACCGCCGCCGCGTTCGGCCCAGCCGACGATCGGGGTGATGCGCAGCCCGAGGTCGTGCAGATACTGCCGCTTCTCGGTGGCCGCGAAGTCGACGTACGCCCGGGCCCACTGACGCGGCCAGTAGTCCTCGTCGTCGCGGTCGAATCCCGCCGACCCCATCCAGTCCTGCAGCGCGAGGTCCGCGGAGTCGGAGATGCCGAGCCGGCGCTGCTCCGGGGTGTCGACCATGAAGAGCCCGCCCAGCGACCAGAATGCCTGTCCGCCAAGGTTGTTGCGGTTCTCCTGGTCGACGACCACCACGCGTCGACCGGCCTTGGTGAGCTCATATGTCGCGACCAGACCCGCCAGACCCGCACCGACGACCACCGCGTCGGCCACCTGCTTCGTCACGACAACTCCTCACCCCGCGTCGATGTGCCGCGTGTCCTCACCCGGACACGTGATCTCGAGAAGACATTAGCGCTGCGTCACACCGAGATGTCGGCGTACCGGTGGAACCACGGCGCGGCGTCCTCGAGGGATGCGGCGAGGGCGAGGAGATCGCCGTCGGCGCCCAGCCTGCCCACGAACTGGACCCCGAGCGGCAGTCCGGTGTCGGTCCAGTGCAGCGGCACACTGATGGCCGGCCGGCCGGTCAGGTTCGCCAGCTGCGTGTAGGGAACCCAGCCGAGGTTCTCCTCGATGAGCTGGTCGACGATCCCCACCCGCGACATCACCCGGCCGACACGCGCCCGGGCCGCGAGACGCGCGGCCCGCTGCAGAAGAGGCGGGGTCGTCATCGACCCGACGGGCGGTGGCGGCACGGCGAGGGTCGGGGTCAGCAGCAGGTCGTGGGTCCCGTGGAAGCGTTCGAGCGCGCGGACGTGGTCGTTGACGTGATCGAGCGCTCGGAAGAGCGGCACGACCCCGGCGGCGCGGCCGATCTCGGCGAGGGCGAGTGTGTCGGCCTCGAAGTCGGCGTCGCCGGCCCCGGACAACCGACGGGCCTCGTCGACCTGGGCGGCCGCCTTCGCGAACCAGATCTCGAGGAAGTCGCGCGCCAGCTCCGCGTCGTCGTGCGGCGGGTCCACCTCTTCGACGTGATGGCCGAGTTCGGTGAGCACCTTCGCGGCGTGCTCGACGGCTGCGACCGCCTCGGGGTGGGGCGCCGGGTTGATGGCCGAACGGGTGGTGAATCCGATCCGCAGCAGCCGCGGGGGAGTGGCGATGCGCGTCGTGAAGGCCTCGGTGTGGAGGGGAGCGGGGTAGGTCGACGACGCGGTGGGACCGATGATCGCGTCGTAGAGGGCGGCCGCGTCGCGCACCGTGCGGGTCACGACGCCCTCGACTCCCATCCCGAAGAGCGGCTCGCCGTTCGCCGGGCCGAAGGGCATCAGGCCGCGCGAGGCCTTCAGCCCGACGAGCCCGTTGCACGCCGCGGGGATGCGGATGGACCCGCCGCCGTCGTTGGCGCCGGCCGCGGGCACGACACCGGCGGCCACGGCGGCGGCGCTGCCGCCGGACGAGCCGCCCGGGGTGACGTCGAGGTTCCACGGGTTGCGTGCCGGACCCCAGAGTGTGGACTCGGTGACCGCCTTGGCGCCGAACTCCGGGGTGTTGGTCTTGCCGAAGATGACCAGCCCCGCGTCGAGGAAGCGCTGCACGACCGTCGCGTGCTCGGTGGCCACATGCCGGGCGAGTGACCGGGAGCCGCGCGTCGTCGGATAGCCGCGGAAGTCCTGCGCGAGGTCCTTGATCAGGAACGGGACGCCTGCGAACGGTCCGGTCAGCTCCGCGCGGACCCGGCTGTCGGCGTCGGCATCCATCGGGATGACGATCGCGTTCAGGTCGGGATTCACCGCGGCGGCGCGGGAGCGTGCGAGGTCGAGGAGTTCGGCTGCCGTGACCTCACCAGAGGCGACGAGCTCGGCGAGGGCGGTCGCGTCGGCGCCGAGGTATTGACCCATGTCCACGGCCCCGACCCTAGTGAGTGCGGCGCCCGGCCGAGGCGTGTTGATCGATGCGGTCGAGCTCGGGTGCGTGACGATCTCCGTATCACCGTTAACCACCCAAACGAATAACGGTGCGGTCGCGGCAATTTCGTTCGTTCAGAGGGCAAAACCAGACATTGGTGCCGCGTATGGGTCATATGGGCTGTTCACGATGGGGTGGGTGTGACGCGTGGCACAGCCGATCGGGATCACGATGCGGGTTCCAGCCTTTGCCGCGACGTTATCGTGCCGTTACACTTCACGGCGACGGGTACCGCTCACGGCGGGGATCAATACAATCCCCCTACGAACGACTCCCGCAGTACCCGGTAGGCAAGATCCAGACAGCGGCCGGTTCGGCCCTGGAGATCCAAAGGAAAACTGACGAATGCTGACTCGCGCCCGTAAGCGCCTCGTCGCCGGACTCGTGGCTCTCGTGGCCGTGTCAGGTGCCACGCTGGTCGCAGCTCCGCCGGCGTCCGCAGCCAACGGCTGCAACGTCGAATACGTCCGCTCGAACGCCATGAACCGGACCGTGCCCGTGTGCATCGTCTCGGCCGGCGGCGGCGGACCGAAGCCGACGCTGTACCTCCTCGACGGACTCCGCGCCCCGAACAACAACAGCGGCTGGCTGATCAACACCAACGTCGCCCGCTGGATGGCGGGCAAGGGCACCAACGTCGCGATCCCGTTCGGCGGCGGCGGCAGCTTCTACACCGACTGGCAGTCGGCCGACCCCGCGC harbors:
- a CDS encoding Dyp-type peroxidase, with translation MPVPQTILTRKTKSAIFLVLTISDGGEDTVRDVLEEIPGLNNAVSSRAPEAALAGIVSIGSDAWDRLFDGPRPLSLRPFVPYEGEVHTAPATPADLLVHIKSDQMDLCFELGRLITDALGEAVTVVDEVHGFRYFDLRDLIGFVDGTENPIGQAAVDAITVGDEDPDFAGGSYVAIQRYVHDLSSWNDLSTSDQEAAIGRTKLDNVEMSDDVKPVNSHIALNKVEDENGEEIDVVRDNMPYGDVSGAGENGTFYIAYSAGPDVTEEMLRKMFIGDPPGTYDRLLDFTTAVTGAQFFTPTLDFLEDLPPAPQTSEPTTQVPSGRADGSLGIGSLH
- a CDS encoding FAD-binding dehydrogenase, whose amino-acid sequence is MTKQVADAVVVGAGLAGLVATYELTKAGRRVVVVDQENRNNLGGQAFWSLGGLFMVDTPEQRRLGISDSADLALQDWMGSAGFDRDDEDYWPRQWARAYVDFAATEKRQYLHDLGLRITPIVGWAERGGGFADGHGNSVPRFHLTWGTGPEVVRIFAEPVLEAEKRGLVEFRFRHRVDELVVDDGVAVGVRGATLAPTDLERGKASDRDVVGEFEIRAGAVIVTSGGIGHNHDLIRKNWPVDRLGPAPKTMISGVPAHVDGRMLGISEDAGASIVNRDRMWHYTEGIHNWDPIWPDHAIRIIPGPSSLWLDANGNRLAPPNFPGFDTNSTMKAILAAGHDYSWFILTQSIVEKEFMLSGSEQNPDITSKDLKLAAKSRLAKGAAAPVDAFVRNGIDFVVADNLPELVSGMNAIARGPELDLAHIERVISARDAEVENKFSKDAQLMAINNARQFIGDKIVRVAKPHRILDPAHGPLIAVRLNVLTRKTLGGLETNLDSQVLRPDGSAFDGLFAAGEVAGFGGGGVHGYNALEGTFLGGCIFSGRAAGRAVARG
- a CDS encoding amidase, which encodes MGQYLGADATALAELVASGEVTAAELLDLARSRAAAVNPDLNAIVIPMDADADSRVRAELTGPFAGVPFLIKDLAQDFRGYPTTRGSRSLARHVATEHATVVQRFLDAGLVIFGKTNTPEFGAKAVTESTLWGPARNPWNLDVTPGGSSGGSAAAVAAGVVPAAGANDGGGSIRIPAACNGLVGLKASRGLMPFGPANGEPLFGMGVEGVVTRTVRDAAALYDAIIGPTASSTYPAPLHTEAFTTRIATPPRLLRIGFTTRSAINPAPHPEAVAAVEHAAKVLTELGHHVEEVDPPHDDAELARDFLEIWFAKAAAQVDEARRLSGAGDADFEADTLALAEIGRAAGVVPLFRALDHVNDHVRALERFHGTHDLLLTPTLAVPPPPVGSMTTPPLLQRAARLAARARVGRVMSRVGIVDQLIEENLGWVPYTQLANLTGRPAISVPLHWTDTGLPLGVQFVGRLGADGDLLALAASLEDAAPWFHRYADISV